One genomic segment of Williamwhitmania sp. includes these proteins:
- a CDS encoding type II toxin-antitoxin system RelE/ParE family toxin, translating to MDRKRKLIFFRNYFNEFFDSQPERVKDKIDYVLFLIATAERIPRKFFQYMEGTDGLFEIRIEFESNIYRIFCCFDEGFLVVLFNGFQKKSQKTPKNEIEKALKIKDDYFATKLRSNENRKQ from the coding sequence ATGGATAGAAAGAGAAAACTTATATTCTTTCGAAACTACTTCAATGAGTTCTTTGATTCTCAACCTGAAAGAGTAAAGGACAAAATTGATTACGTGCTATTTTTGATTGCTACGGCAGAAAGAATTCCAAGAAAATTCTTTCAATACATGGAGGGAACCGATGGTTTGTTTGAAATCCGTATTGAGTTCGAAAGCAATATTTATAGAATATTCTGCTGTTTTGACGAAGGATTTCTAGTGGTTCTTTTCAATGGTTTTCAGAAGAAGTCACAGAAGACCCCCAAAAATGAAATTGAAAAAGCCTTGAAAATTAAGGACGACTATTTTGCCACTAAACTTAGAAGTAATGAAAACAGAAAACAATAA
- a CDS encoding helix-turn-helix transcriptional regulator has translation MKTENNNSAAITTFEEHLEKRYGAAGSKQRTEFEIKAKAFAIGEIIREERKLANMTQEQLAQKTGTRKSFISRIENGHSDIQLSTLYRLIEIGFGKQITLTIS, from the coding sequence ATGAAAACAGAAAACAATAACAGTGCAGCAATAACAACATTTGAAGAGCATCTTGAAAAGCGTTATGGTGCTGCTGGCTCAAAGCAAAGAACCGAGTTTGAAATTAAAGCAAAGGCTTTTGCCATTGGTGAAATAATTAGGGAGGAGCGCAAGTTGGCAAACATGACTCAGGAGCAGCTTGCACAAAAAACGGGTACAAGAAAAAGTTTCATTTCCAGAATCGAAAATGGCCATAGCGACATTCAACTTTCCACGCTTTACCGGCTGATTGAAATTGGGTTTGGCAAGCAAATTACCCTAACCATTTCTTAA
- a CDS encoding DUF4276 family protein, translating to MKRIIIISEGQTEQSFCNNILQPHLNERGIYIENPAIKKTGGGIVRWEALKHQVETHLLQDKTAHVTTLIDFYGLYANMDFPGWQHSLKLIDKNHRLAFLEKSMQEDIRPDLQRRFMPYIQLHEFEGLLFSDIDVFSRSFEPGEFLNYQYLEETIDEHPNPEMINDSRETAPSKRLMKIIKGYKKVVYGSILADEIGLNRIRSKCPRFNEWVTGLECL from the coding sequence ATGAAACGGATAATTATCATAAGCGAAGGGCAAACCGAACAGTCATTTTGCAATAATATATTGCAGCCACACCTTAATGAACGCGGTATTTACATTGAGAATCCTGCAATAAAAAAAACCGGTGGAGGCATTGTACGGTGGGAAGCTTTAAAACATCAGGTAGAGACTCATCTGCTCCAAGATAAAACAGCACATGTAACAACCCTGATTGATTTTTATGGTCTATATGCAAATATGGATTTTCCGGGTTGGCAGCATTCCCTTAAGCTTATTGATAAGAACCATCGTTTGGCTTTTCTGGAGAAATCGATGCAAGAAGATATTCGACCCGATCTACAGCGAAGGTTTATGCCATATATACAACTCCATGAATTTGAAGGATTGCTATTTAGCGATATTGATGTTTTTAGTAGGAGTTTTGAGCCGGGCGAGTTTTTAAATTACCAGTATTTAGAAGAAACAATTGATGAGCATCCCAATCCAGAGATGATTAATGATAGCCGAGAAACCGCACCATCGAAAAGGTTGATGAAAATTATAAAAGGGTACAAGAAAGTGGTTTACGGCTCAATATTAGCGGACGAGATCGGTCTTAACAGAATCCGATCCAAATGTCCTCGCTTTAATGAATGGGTAACCGGATTAGAGTGCCTATAG
- a CDS encoding AAA family ATPase has protein sequence MIEYIEIEGYKSIKQLKLKMRPINILIGSNGVGKSNFISFFKLVNAIFNQQLQRYVKEEKADNLLYFGRKTTAKLFGKLIFSTDGKNNNAYHFTLAQNKEGGLFIENEASGFNVFRDNNYNNYFDESNLDESRRAILNTTRDNYLREYISNLLVFHFHDTSSTSLLRRGCDINDNGYLKQDGRNLPAFLYFLMVKHPIVFSRIEKTIQSVAPYISKFILEPNRLNEKEIELRWVDRGDLESNFSAYQLSDGTLRFIALATLLMQPEPPAVIIIDEPELGLHPFAIGKLAAMIQVAASKTQIIVATQSPGLISHFSPEDVVVMDKSAEENQTIFTRLNSELLEVWLTDYTLGDLWERNIINAAQPFTK, from the coding sequence ATGATTGAATATATAGAGATAGAGGGATACAAGTCGATTAAGCAGCTGAAGTTGAAGATGCGGCCAATTAATATTCTAATTGGAAGCAACGGTGTTGGCAAGAGTAATTTTATATCGTTCTTTAAATTGGTGAATGCCATTTTTAACCAGCAGCTGCAACGCTACGTCAAGGAAGAAAAGGCTGACAACCTACTCTATTTTGGAAGGAAAACGACTGCGAAACTTTTTGGAAAGTTAATTTTTAGCACTGATGGAAAGAACAACAATGCTTATCACTTTACTTTAGCTCAAAACAAGGAGGGTGGATTATTTATTGAGAATGAAGCTTCCGGTTTTAATGTTTTTAGAGATAATAATTATAATAATTATTTTGATGAATCAAATCTTGACGAAAGTAGAAGAGCCATTTTAAATACAACAAGAGATAATTATCTGCGTGAGTATATCTCCAATTTATTGGTATTCCATTTTCATGATACATCATCAACATCATTATTGCGAAGAGGATGCGATATTAATGATAATGGTTATTTGAAACAGGATGGTAGAAATCTGCCTGCATTTTTATACTTTCTAATGGTAAAACACCCTATTGTTTTCAGTAGGATTGAAAAAACTATACAATCGGTTGCACCCTATATTTCAAAATTCATTTTAGAACCAAATCGTTTAAACGAAAAGGAGATAGAGTTACGTTGGGTCGATAGGGGAGACTTGGAATCCAACTTCTCTGCCTATCAGCTATCGGATGGAACGCTGCGCTTTATTGCCTTGGCTACCTTGCTAATGCAACCGGAACCACCTGCTGTGATTATAATTGATGAACCGGAGTTGGGCTTGCATCCATTTGCCATTGGGAAGCTTGCTGCCATGATTCAGGTTGCCGCGTCAAAAACACAGATTATCGTTGCTACCCAATCGCCCGGATTAATCAGCCATTTTTCACCCGAAGATGTGGTTGTAATGGATAAAAGTGCCGAGGAAAACCAGACCATTTTTACCCGATTGAATTCTGAATTGTTAGAGGTTTGGTTAACGGACTATACTCTGGGTGATTTGTGGGAACGCAATATTATTAATGCAGCACAACCGTTTACCAAATAG